ATCTTTTTAGATGAGTTTTAACGGCTTAAATCATGGAAACCGAAAACAAAATTTTTCTATGTCCTCAGCATCTCAAAACATTCTGCCGATCAATAAATCATCTTTGAAATTAACCTCGAAAACGGTTTATATTTGTATAGAGTGTGACAAAAAAGCGATGCGGCGAGTTACGGGACCTTGCCGTTTAGGGGATGGAACAGTCGTACCGAACTTGGAGCGCTTTCATTGCATGGCGTGTAGCTCAGATTTTTTTGATTTGCCGGCTATGAAAGCGATTCGCGAATTTCGCCAGAGCCAAAAGCGGAAGCCGGCGCGAACCAGTCGCCCTAAGAAGGCCGTCGTGGCTGCGTACAGTTCGGCAGCATAAGGCCGATTACTCGAGAATGAACACGCCCATCCCACAAGATGTGACCCAAACGCCGCTCCGCCGCCTGCGCGGCCTCGGATCGCAGCGTTCGGCAGAGCTCGAGAAGATCGGCCTGAAAACCGTTGCCGATTTGCTCTATTATTTGCCGCGGCGTTATCTCGATCGCACCACCATCGTGAAATGCCGCGATCTGCGTGAAGGCTTGGAAGCGACCGTCGTCGGCAAAATCGCCAGCACGCGCTTGACGCAATTTGGCCGGCGGCCGCGCTTCGAGCTGGTGCTGGCCGACGGCACCGGATTTTTGCGCTGCGTGTTCTTTAATAAAGCCAGCATCTGGCCGAAAATTTTCAGCAAGGGCGAGAACGTCGCGTTTCACGGCAAAATCAACTTCTACGACGGCTACACGATGGTGCATCCGGATTTTGACAAGCTCGGCGAGGAAGGTGAAGCGCGTTTTTTACACACCGGCACAATTATTCCCCTGTATCACTCGTCTGAATCCTTAGGCAAGGTTGGATTGGACAGCCGCGGCTTTCGCCGGATTTTGCGCGTCGCCGTTGATGATTTCGCGCCGAAGCTGAGCGACCCGCTGCCGGAAGGCTTGCGGCAGCGTTATCGTTTGCTGCCATTGTCCGAAGCGATGGTGCAGGCGCATTTTCCGGAAAGCGAGGAAACACTCAAGCGTGCCACCGAGCGCTTGAAATTCGACGAGTTGTTTTTTCTCGAAGTCTTTCTCGCCTTTCGCAAAGCCGCCGAGGAAACCGAAGAGAAAGGCATCGAGTTCACGGCAGTCGGAGAGCGCACGTGGCAGTTGGTGGAAAAACTGCCGTTCAAGCTCACCGCAGCGCAGCGTCGCGTCTTGCGGGAAATTCGCGCCGACATGAAATCACCCAAGCCGATGCACCGTTTGCTGCAAGGCGACGTCGGCTCCGGCAAAACCGTTGTCGCGCTGATCACCATGTTGATGGCGGTCGAAAACGGTTATCAAGCCGCGTTGATGGCGCCAACGGAAATTCTCGCGGAGCAGCATTACCTCTCCAGCCGCCAATTTTTGGAAGAGCTCGGCGTCAAAGTGGCGTTGTTGGTTGGCAAGCAAAAGAAGAGTGAGCGGGAGGCGATCCTTGCCGATATTACCGAGGGCCGCGCCCACGTCGTGATCGGCACCCACGCGCTCATTCAAGGCGGCGTGGAATTTCAAAAGCTCGGCTTGGTGGTGATCGACGAGCAGCATCGCTTCGGCGTGATGCAGCGCGCTGCCTTGCGCGAAAAGGGCCTGCGGCCCGACGTGCTGGTGATGACAGCGACGCCGATTCCGCGCACGCTGTCGATGACGCTGTATGGTGATCTCGACGTCTCGATCATCGACGAAATGCCGGCGGGACGGCAGC
This genomic stretch from candidate division KSB1 bacterium harbors:
- the recG gene encoding ATP-dependent DNA helicase RecG — translated: MNTPIPQDVTQTPLRRLRGLGSQRSAELEKIGLKTVADLLYYLPRRYLDRTTIVKCRDLREGLEATVVGKIASTRLTQFGRRPRFELVLADGTGFLRCVFFNKASIWPKIFSKGENVAFHGKINFYDGYTMVHPDFDKLGEEGEARFLHTGTIIPLYHSSESLGKVGLDSRGFRRILRVAVDDFAPKLSDPLPEGLRQRYRLLPLSEAMVQAHFPESEETLKRATERLKFDELFFLEVFLAFRKAAEETEEKGIEFTAVGERTWQLVEKLPFKLTAAQRRVLREIRADMKSPKPMHRLLQGDVGSGKTVVALITMLMAVENGYQAALMAPTEILAEQHYLSSRQFLEELGVKVALLVGKQKKSEREAILADITEGRAHVVIGTHALIQGGVEFQKLGLVVIDEQHRFGVMQRAALREKGLRPDVLVMTATPIPRTLSMTLYGDLDVSIIDEMPAGRQPITTAWRPGNARRQIYEFVRNEVSNGAQAYIVFPLVEETEKSDLAAATESYERLQESIFRGIPMALLHGRMKTADKDAVMSAFKSGETKILVATTVIEVGVDVPNATIMVIEHAERFGLTQLHQLRGRVGRGQKKSYCILITDPAQKENGDEFGADTRKRLQTMVETSDGFRIAEVDLELRGPGEFFGTRQHGLPELKVADIVKDAKTLFAARDEAFALVRQDPLLKKPEHAAIREHLLKQYRDRLEFVHIG